A window of the Phaenicophaeus curvirostris isolate KB17595 chromosome 9, BPBGC_Pcur_1.0, whole genome shotgun sequence genome harbors these coding sequences:
- the PPP1R3C gene encoding protein phosphatase 1 regulatory subunit 3C, translating into MHCSRMIEILDPRPLPSSIMPVDMAMRICLAHSPPLKNFLGPLEGCQRNNFVNRFKPLRPCLHVKPDSGAQKSDWKHSAARAKKRVVFADSKGLSLTAIHTFSEFQEQPGWDLQFDLLGLENVTFGLKLHEEKNLILGFPRPSADYLDFRNRLQKNLVCLENCTLQEKVLSGTVKVRNVSFEKKVQVRITFDTWKTYTDVECVYMNNIYSDSENDTFSFTIDFPPAISSEEKIEFCISYQSGEHTFWDNNEGQNYKILHAEWKSDGVQIPSAKKDCVDLRTPRREQEREPDQLGSPRLSSGLFPQWQSLGQIENSSPYW; encoded by the exons ATGCACTGCAGCAG AATGATAGAGATCTTGGACCCAAGACCCTTGCCCAGCTCCATAATGCCTGTGGACATGGCCATGAGAATTTGCTTAGCCCATTCTCCACCACTGAAGAATTTTCTCGGCCCCCTTGAGGGCTGTCAAAGAAACAACTTCGTGAACAGATTCAAACCTCTCAGACCATGTCTTCATGTAAAACCTGACTCTGGAGCTCAGAAGAGCGACTGGAAACACTCAGCAGCCCGAGCCAAGAAGCGAGTTGTGTTTGCGGACTCAAAGGGGCTGTCCCTGACAGCGATACACACATTCTCAGAGTTCCAAGAGCAACCTGGGTGGGATCTGCAGTTTGACCTCTTAGGCCTTGAAAACGTAACATTTGGCTTGAAGCTACATGAGGAGAAAAACTTAATTCTTGGTTTCCCTCGGCCCTCAGCTGACTACCTGGACTTTAGGAACCGCCTGCAGAAGAACTTGGTCTGCCTGGAGAACTGCACCCTGCAAGAGAAGGTGCTGTCAGGCACTGTGAAAGTAAGAAATGTGAGCTTTGAAAAAAAGGTTCAGGTTCGAATTACCTTTGATACATGGAAGACCTACACAGATGTTGAGTGTGTATACATGAACAATATTTACAGTGATTCTGAAAATGATACCTTCTCATTTACCATTGACTTTCCTCCTGCCATTTCCTCTGAAGAGAAGATAGAGTTTTGCATTTCTTACCAAAGCGGAGAACATACCTTCTGGGACAATAACGAGGGTCAGAATTACAAGATTCTCCATGCAGAGTGGAAGTCTGATGGTGTTCAGATACCATCTGCCAAGAAAGACTGTGTAGATCTTCGAACTCCAAGGAGAGAACAAGAGAGAGAGCCTGATCAACTAGGCAGTCCGAGACTGTCCAGTGGTCTCTTCCCCCAGTGGCAGAGCTTGGGTCAGATTGAAAATTCATCACCATATTGGTGA